One Williamsia phyllosphaerae DNA segment encodes these proteins:
- a CDS encoding (2,3-dihydroxybenzoyl)adenylate synthase has translation MTTIDARGETTFDDWDGRLIPYPPERARRHRETGSWSADPTGRRFHQIALRHPDRPAVITAEGSMTYAELDRRTDAVAAGLIDLGLRRLDPVVFQLTNRLGTVLAWYGCLKAGLVPVATLAAHRMHEIGHVSRTVGAVAHVVEVGDPAFDLLRFAHEHAAGGDTVRHILTVGAPSAEPGSIRMEDLGLDVDPTAARRTVEAIEHDIHPQDVVAFQLSGGTTGVPKVIPRIHAEYWNNAEMYARWLGWDETSRVAHLIPIIHNAGIVCGLHASHSVGACLVLATADAASAFDLMERAGATEVLIGHGHYQAVMDAGFDRVRDRLRRVILSGAKVSAELMARVDDGGSHWGGQLFGMSEGMFAVTPLGAPLRARVETVGTPVAPDDEVRILEPGTETEVPDGVVGELCCRGPYTIVGYFDAAEHNRSAFTTDGFYRTGDLATIVVIDDVRYVSIEGRIKDLINRGGEKINAEELEFLLVEHPGIDDAAVVAMPDPRLGEKTCAYLVAAQDELSLTQVREHLTRLGVAKFKWPERLEWVSALPRTTVNKIDKKSLRADIADKVLADR, from the coding sequence GTGACGACGATCGACGCGCGTGGCGAGACCACGTTCGACGACTGGGACGGTCGGTTGATCCCGTATCCGCCCGAGCGGGCACGGCGCCACCGCGAGACCGGTTCGTGGAGCGCGGATCCGACGGGACGCAGGTTCCACCAGATCGCGCTACGTCATCCCGATCGGCCGGCGGTGATCACCGCCGAGGGGTCGATGACCTACGCCGAACTCGACCGGCGCACCGATGCCGTCGCGGCCGGGCTGATCGACCTCGGTCTGCGCCGACTCGACCCGGTGGTGTTCCAGCTGACGAATCGTCTCGGGACCGTCCTCGCCTGGTACGGCTGCCTCAAGGCGGGCCTCGTGCCCGTCGCCACGCTGGCCGCGCACCGGATGCACGAGATCGGGCACGTCAGCCGGACCGTCGGTGCGGTGGCACACGTCGTCGAGGTCGGTGACCCGGCGTTCGACCTGCTGCGCTTCGCCCATGAGCACGCGGCCGGCGGCGACACCGTTCGGCACATCCTCACGGTGGGTGCGCCGTCCGCCGAGCCCGGCTCCATCCGAATGGAGGACCTGGGTCTCGACGTCGACCCGACGGCGGCACGGCGCACCGTCGAGGCGATCGAACACGACATCCACCCGCAGGACGTCGTCGCGTTCCAGTTGTCCGGCGGAACCACCGGTGTGCCCAAGGTGATCCCGCGTATCCACGCCGAGTACTGGAACAACGCCGAGATGTACGCGCGGTGGCTGGGGTGGGACGAGACGAGCCGGGTGGCCCATCTGATCCCGATCATCCACAACGCCGGCATCGTGTGCGGACTCCACGCGTCGCATTCCGTCGGGGCCTGTCTCGTACTCGCGACCGCCGACGCGGCCAGTGCGTTCGACCTGATGGAACGGGCCGGGGCCACCGAGGTCCTCATCGGGCACGGGCACTATCAGGCGGTCATGGACGCCGGGTTCGACCGGGTCCGCGACCGGTTGCGGAGGGTCATCCTGTCCGGTGCCAAGGTGTCCGCGGAGCTGATGGCCCGGGTCGACGACGGCGGAAGCCACTGGGGCGGGCAACTCTTCGGGATGTCGGAGGGGATGTTTGCGGTGACGCCTCTCGGTGCCCCGTTGCGGGCCCGGGTGGAGACCGTCGGTACGCCGGTCGCCCCGGACGACGAGGTCCGCATCCTCGAACCGGGTACCGAGACCGAGGTCCCCGACGGTGTGGTCGGGGAACTGTGCTGTCGCGGTCCGTACACGATCGTGGGATATTTCGATGCGGCCGAACACAATCGGTCGGCGTTCACCACGGACGGGTTCTACCGGACCGGCGACCTGGCGACCATCGTCGTCATCGACGACGTCCGGTACGTGTCCATCGAGGGACGCATCAAGGACCTGATCAACCGGGGCGGCGAGAAGATCAACGCCGAGGAGCTCGAGTTCCTGCTCGTCGAGCATCCCGGGATCGACGACGCGGCTGTCGTCGCGATGCCCGATCCGCGCCTCGGCGAAAAGACCTGCGCGTATCTCGTGGCAGCACAGGACGAGTTGTCCCTGACCCAAGTTCGTGAGCACCTGACCCGCCTCGGAGTCGCGAAGTTCAAGTGGCCCGAGCGGCTCGAGTGGGTGTCGGCGCTCCCCCGAACCACCGTCAACAAGATCGACAAGAAGAGTCTGCGCGCCGACATCGCCGACAAGGTGCTCGCCGACCGCTGA